A single Aspergillus chevalieri M1 DNA, chromosome 3, nearly complete sequence DNA region contains:
- a CDS encoding intradiol ring-cleavage dioxygenase (COG:Q;~EggNog:ENOG410PHR9;~InterPro:IPR015889,IPR000627;~PFAM:PF00775;~SECRETED:SignalP(1-17);~go_function: GO:0003824 - catalytic activity [Evidence IEA];~go_function: GO:0005506 - iron ion binding [Evidence IEA];~go_function: GO:0008199 - ferric iron binding [Evidence IEA];~go_function: GO:0016702 - oxidoreductase activity, acting on single donors with incorporation of molecular oxygen, incorporation of two atoms of oxygen [Evidence IEA];~go_process: GO:0006725 - cellular aromatic compound metabolic process [Evidence IEA];~go_process: GO:0055114 - oxidation-reduction process [Evidence IEA]): MHFSKLLLAALVTPILAHPGEKHDPHVLKRELHARDAFAHMGKRALDTCSTSLEARHLNKKNVQRRAQRVNALREKRGISTKTQHSRRTLAQLQKWETVEHNKTNVVGYTPYMPEDIIFGANTSCILTPTITDGPYYVWGEMIRENVKEEKYSDGVDLYLEVQYIDINTCRPVEGAFVDIWQANATGVYSGISTSGNYAADGYNSTYLRGIQRTNHDGLVNFDTIFPGHYSGRAIHTHLLTHLNATLLPNNTLQAGTGSVAQIGQLFWPEDLRSAVEATYPYNTNTQDIVSNDDDMWSIEQASAAYDPFPEYVYLGEKIEDGLFAWIQIGVNATADYTDNDYYSIAAYRGKNGGYANADSKAMGGGGDAGASSAPSGSMSASGIPSSTGA; the protein is encoded by the exons ATGCACTTCTCAAAGCTCCTCCTCGCCGCTCTTGTAACCCCCATTCTCGCCCATCCTGGGGAGAAACATGACCCGCATGTCCTGAAGCGGGAGCTCCACGCCCGCGATGCCTTTGCGCACATGGGCAAGCGGGCTCTGGACACCTGCTCGACTTCGCTTGAGGCTCGTCAtctgaacaagaagaacgtGCAGCGTCGTGCGCAGCGTGTCAATGCTTTGCGTGAGAAGCGCGGAATTTCTACCA AAACGCAACACTCCCGCCGCACCCTCGCGCAACTCCAGAAATGGGAAACTGTCGAACACAACAAGACCAATGTGGTGGGCTACACCCCCTACATGCCTGAGGATATCATCTTCGGTGCGAACACCAGCTGCATCCTCACGCCGACCATCACCGATGGACCGTACTACGTCTGGGGCGAGATGATCCGCGAGAACGTCAAGGAGGAGAAATACTCGGACGGTGTCGATCTGTACCTTGAGGTGCAGTACATCGACATCAACACTTGCCGCCCTGTTGAGGGCGCGTTTGTTGATATCTGGCAGGCCAACGCCACTGGTGTCTACAG CGGAATCTCCACCTCAGGAAACTACGCCGCCGACGGCTACAACTCAACCTACCTCCGCGGCATCCAGCGCACCAACCACGATGGCCTTGTCAACTTCGACACCATCTTCCCCGGTCACTACTCTGGCCGTGCCATCCACACCCACCTCCTCACCCACCTCAACGCCACCCTCCTCCCCAACAACACCCTCCAGGCAGGCACCGGCAGCGTCGCCCAAATCGGTCAACTCTTCTGGCCCGAAGACCTGCGCTCCGCCGTCGAAGCGACATATCCCTACAACACAAACACGCAGGACATCGTCTCGAACGACGACGATATGTGGAGTATCGAGCAGGCTAGTGCAGCTTACGACCCGTTCCCGGAGTACGTGTATCTGGGCGAGAAGATTGAGGATGGACTGTTTGCGTGGATTCAGATTGGTGTTAATGCGACGGCGGACTACACGGATAATGACTATTATAGCATTGCGGCTTATCGGGGGAAGAATGGGGGGTATGCGAATGCTGACAGTAAGGCTATGGGTGGTGGcggtgatgctggtgctAGTAGTGCGCCTAGTGGAAGTATGTCTGCTAGTGGAATTCCCAGCAGCACCGGCGCATAG
- the pmcA gene encoding putative P-type calcium ATPase (COG:P;~EggNog:ENOG410PGJZ;~InterPro:IPR006068,IPR018303,IPR023298,IPR023299, IPR001757,IPR006408,IPR004014,IPR036412,IPR008250, IPR023214;~PFAM:PF00689,PF13246,PF00122,PF00690,PF00702;~TransMembrane:9 (i319-338o350-370i521-541o561-588i1015-1036o1048-1066i1164-1184o1196-1217i1337-1358o);~go_component: GO:0016020 - membrane [Evidence IEA];~go_component: GO:0016021 - integral component of membrane [Evidence IEA];~go_function: GO:0000166 - nucleotide binding [Evidence IEA];~go_function: GO:0005388 - calcium transmembrane transporter activity, phosphorylative mechanism [Evidence IEA];~go_function: GO:0005524 - ATP binding [Evidence IEA];~go_process: GO:0070588 - calcium ion transmembrane transport [Evidence IEA]), giving the protein MSNPSNSNTDPEDSRQPTPLRRERAPTITIDTSAVTPDSPQPPQVQPAAPQPSLRVSTGNGDNSDTSALLNNGSVSPSDGRSPSSIRSFTSSEAREHDSRPTSPHNFSSPASKMTESMQHSNYLAVPGTRSRGNSIESEDTSPSASSYGGDTFVPDRSQNSRSDLTKDTLENDEDALKPEPGHEGEFEVDDNSFAFSPGQLNKLLNPKNLGAFHAVGGLRGLEKGLRTDLVSGLSVDETILEGTVNFEEATAAAAAETPTSLPKSGAQIRQQQVSRPGSSKSRDESYAERKRVYGPNRLPERKAKSIFELAWIAYNDKVLILLTIAAIISLALGIYQSVTATDGEARVQWVEGVAIIVAILIVVIVGAANDWQKERQFVKLNKKKEDRYVKVSRSGKTVEISIFDVQVGEVMHLEPGDLIPVDGIFISGHNVKCDESSATGESDLLHKTSGNDVYRAIEENESLKKMDPFIISGSKVSEGVGTFLVTAVGVHSSYGKTMMSLQDEGQTTPLQSKLNVLAEYIAKLGLASGLLLFVVLFIKFLAQLKDIRGADHKGQAFLQIFIVAVTVIVVAVPEGLPLAVTLALAFATTRMLKDNNLVRLLRACETMGNATTICSDKTGTLTENKMSAVSATLGTKLKFGEKSQKDGLSADNAANDLQSASGLPSDMSPSEFASSISGPAKELLLQSIVLNSTAFEGDHEDGGTTFVGSKTETALLGFARTYLGMGSLGEARSNATIVQMVPFDSSRKCMAVIIKLGDGKYRMLVKGASEVLASKATRIVREPTKDISEAPISEEDRSILDNIMMKYASRSLRPIGMVYRDYEQWPPRGAAMEEDRKAVKFDDIFNDMTMFGIFGIQDPLRPGVAEAVHQCQKAGVFVRMVTGDNLMTAKAIAQECGIFTAGGIAIEGPKFRQLSTRQMNQIIPRLQVVARSSPDDKKILVSRLKALGETVAVTGDGTNDAQALKTADVGFSMGITGTEVAKEASDIILMDDNFASIVKAMSWGRTVNDAVKKFLQFQLTVNITAVLLTFISAVASGNEESVLTAVQLLWVNLIMDTFAALALATDPPSPHLLNRRPEPKSAPLISLSMWKMMIGQSIYQLVVTLVLNFAGKSIFGYTTEHEADQLETVVFNTFVWMQIFNQWNSRRIDNGFNIFDGIFRNRWFMGIQLIIIGGQVLIIFVGGQAFSVQRLNGPQWGVSLVLGVISLPVAVVIRLIPDEFVAKLIPTFWRRKKGPELLISDTEDQRRFQWNPALEEIRDQLKFMKTLRGGRLHHLKHKLQHPQELLPRSRSGSRSREDSIPSTPTGENGNGSLSPQPPPSPSPESRRRNRSRSSSAFGPAAAMAGVVAGSIAGWSPIERPPEETESIKFSTDAPHRGLDQQQGIEIHPETAADDQVVGEYNATSSTPPSQNPDLIPFFEHAPPPARAPSSRSHRSRSRSSQG; this is encoded by the exons ATGTCCAATCCCTCAAATTCCAACACAGACCCGGAGGATTCCAGACAACCCACTCCCCTGCGCCGGGAACGGGCCCCGACCATCACCATCGACACCTCCGCAGTAACCCCAGACAGCCCTCAACCTCCGCAAGTTCAACCAGCTGCTCCTCAGCCGTCCTTGCGAGTGTCGACAGGTAATGGTGATAATTCCGACACCAGTGCGCTTTTGAACAACGGCAGCGTTTCTCCGTCGGATGGCCGCTCGCCATCATCCATTCGCTCGTTTACCTCGTCCGAAGCGCGAGAGCACGATAGCCGTCCAACGTCTCCACACAACTTCTCCTCGCCAGCCTCCAAGATGACGGAAAGCATGCAGCACTCCAATTATCTGGCTGTCCCCGGTACCAGATCCCGCGGCAACTCCATCGAGTCTGAGGACACCAGTCCCTCTGCCAGCTCGTACGGTGGGGATACCTTTGTCCCTGATCGATCCCAGAACTCCCGCTCCGATTTGACCAAGGATACCCTCGAGAACGATGAAGACGCCCTCAAGCCTGAACCCGGCCACGAAGGTGAATTCGAAGTGGACGACAACAGCTTTGCGTTCTCGCCAGGCCAGCTGAACAAGCTGCTGAACCCCAAGAACCTTGGCGCTTTTCACGCTGTGGGTGGGTTGCGTGGTCTTGAAAAGGGTTTGCGCACTGACCTCGTTAGCGGCCTGAGTGTTGACGAGACAATCCTGGAAGGGACGGTGAATTTCGAAGAGGCGACGGCTGCGGCGGCCGCTGAAACTCCAACATCATTGCCCAAATCTGGTGCTCAAATCCGGCAGCAGCAGGTTTCTAGACCCGGGTCATCCAAGTCAAGAGACGAGTCCTACGCAGAGCGTAAGCGCGTCTACGGGCCCAACAGACTCCCCGAAAGAAAAGCGAAGAGTATCTTTGAACTGGCGTGGATTGCATATAATGATAAGGTTTTGATTCTGCTAACTAttgctgctatcatttcGCTTGCACTGGGTATTTACCAGTCTGTGACTGCTACCGACGGTGAGGCACGAGTACAATGGGTCGAGGGTGTGGCCATCATCGTCGCCATTCTGATCGTGGTTATCGTTGGTGCGGCCAATGACTGGCAGAAGGAGCGCCAATTTGTGAAATTGaacaagaaaaaggaagatcGCTATGTCAAAGTGAGCCGGTCTGGAAAGACGGTGGAGATCTCCATCTTCGACGTCCAGGTGGGTGAGGTTATGCACCTAGAGCCCGGTGACTTGATTCCCGTTGATGGCATCTTTATCAGTGGTCACAATGTCAAGTGCGACGAGTCGTCTGCAACAGGTGAATCCGACTTACTGCACAAGACCAGTGGTAACGATGTCTACCGTGCTATTGAGGAGAATGAGAGTCTCAAGAAGATGGATCCGTTCATCATCTCTGGTTCCAAGGTGTCTGAGGGTGTTGGTACTTTCCTCGTGACTGCTGTTGGTGTTCACTCGAGCTATGGAAAGACGATGATGTCCCTCCAAGACGAAGGTCAGACCACGCCTTTGCAATCTAAGCTTAACGTGCTTGCGGAATACATCGCCAAACTCGGTCTGGCATCGGGTTTGTTGTTGTTCGTCGTCCTTTTCATCAAGTTCCTTGCTCAGTTAAAGGACATTCGAGGCGCCGACCACAAGGGTCAAGCCTTCCTCCAGATCTTTATTGTTGCTGTTACGGTTATTGTTGTCGCTGTGCCAGAAGGATTGCCTCTGGCTGTCACTTTGGCACTGGCTTTTGCTACGACACGTATGTTAAAGGATAACAACCTGGTCCGTCTGCTGCGAGCTTGCGAGACCATGGGTAACGCAACCACTATTTGCTCTGACAAGACCGGAACGCTCACGGAGAACAAAATGTCCGCTGTGTCCGCGACTTTGGGAACCAAGTTGAAGTTTGGAGAAAAGTCTCAGAAGGACGGACTCAGCGCCGACAATGCAGCCAACGATCTGCAGAGTGCGAGCGGATTACCTAGTGACATGTCCCCTTCGGAATTTGCATCCAGCATTTCCGGTCCCGCCAAGGAGCTTTTGCTGCAATCCATCGTGCTAAACTCTACCGCTTTCGAGGGCGACCACGAAGACGGAGGAACGACCTTTGTTGGATCCAAGACAGAGACTGCTTTGCTTGGGTTTGCGCGGACGTATCTTGGCATGGGATCATTGGGCGAGGCAAGATCTAACGCTACGATTGTGCAAATGGTTCCGTTCGATTCGAGCCGCAAATGCATGGCCGTGATTATAAAGTTAGGCGACGGAAAGTATCGCATGTTGGTCAAGGGAGCCTCGGAGGTCTTGGCTTCTAAAGCCACCCGTATCGTTCGTGAACCGACCAAGGACATATCTGAAGCGCCCATCTCTGAAGAAGACCGTTCGATATTGGACAATATCATGATGAAATACGCCTCTCGCTCCCTGCGACCCATCGGAATGGTGTACCGTGACTACGAACAGTGGCCACCCCGCGGGGCAGCAATGGAAGAGGACCGTAAGGCCGTTAAATTCGACGACATCTTCAATGACATGACCATGTTTGGCATCTTTGGTATCCAGGACCCTCTCCGTCCTGGTGTCGCAGAGGCCGTGCATCAATGTCAGAAAGCTGGCGTCTTTGTTCGAATGGTTACAGGTGATAACCTCATGACTGCCAAGGCTATTGCTCAAGAGTGTGGCATTTTCACCGCAGGAGGTATCGCTATCGAAGGTCCCAAGTTCCGCCAGCTCAGCACTCGTCAAATGAACCAGATTATTCCCCGTTTGCAGGTTGTTGCCCGATCCAGTCCCGATGACAAAAAAATTCTGGTTTCCCGACTTAAGGCTCTTGGTGAGACCGTTGCTGTCACAGGTGATGGTACCAATGACGCCCAGGCGTTGAAGACGGCTGATGTCGGTTTCTCGATGGGTATCACTGGAACGGAAGTGGCCAAGGAGGCGTCTGATATCATTCTGATGGATGACAATTTTGCTTCCATTGTCAAGGCTATGTCTTGGGGTCGTACCGTTAATGATGCCGTGAAGAAGTTCTTGCAG TTCCAACTTACGGTCAACATTACCGCTGTTCTTCTCACCTTCATCTCCGCAGTTGCTAGCGGTAATGAGGAGTCTGTCCTTACGGCTGTGCAGCTGTTGTGGGTTAACCTCATCATGGATACCTTTGCTGCTCTTGCGTTGGCAACCGATCCCCCGTCTCCCCACCTGCTCAACCGCCGCCCCGAACCAAAGTCTGCGCCTCTTATCAGTCTATCGAtgtggaagatgatgattGGACAAAGTATCTATCAGCTAGTTGTCACGCTTGTCTTGAACTTCGCTGGAAAGTCGATCTTTGGCTACACGACCGAACACGAAGCGGACCAGCTCGAAACTGTGGTGTTCAACACTTTTGTCTGGATGCAAATcttcaaccaatggaattcTCGTCGAATTGATAACGGTTTCAACATCTTCGATGGTATTTTCCGGAACAGGTGGTTTATGGGTATTCAGTTAATTATCATCGGTGGTCAGGTTTTGATCATCTTCGTTGGTGGACAAGCCTTTTCGGTTCAGCGTCTCAATGGTCCCCAGTGGGGTGTTTCCCTTGTTCTGGGTGTGATATCTCTCCCGGTTGCAGTCGTTATCAGGTTGATTCCGGATGAGTTCGTTGCTAAACTGATTCCCACATTCTGGCGCCGCAAGAAGGGTCCCGAGCTCCTGATCTCCGATACAGAAGACCAGAGACGATTTCAGTGGAACCCAGCCTTGGAGGAAATCCGTGACCAGCTGAAGTTCATGAAGACACTCCGCGGAGGTCGCTTACACCACCTGAAGCACAAGCTCCAACACCCACAAGAACTCCTGCCGCGCTCCCGTAGCGGCTCACGATCTCGCGAAGACTCCATCCCCAGTACTCCAACTGGCGAAAACGGTAACGGATCCCTCTCTCCACAACCACCTCCGAGTCCCAGCCCCGAATCCCGGCGTCGAAACCGCTCTCGCTCCAGCTCCGCCTTTGGCCCCGCCGCCGCGATGGCTGGTGTTGTGGCCGGCAGTATTGCTGGCTGGTCGCCCATTGAGCGTCCACCCGAGGAGAccgaatccatcaaattcTCCACCGATGCGCCGCATCGCGGACTCGATCAGCAGCAGGGTATTGAGATTCATCCCGAGACTGCGGCGGATGACCAGGTCGTAGGCGAATATAACGCTACGTCCTCTACGCCACCTAGTCAAAATCCGGACCTGATCCCATTCTTTGAACATGCGCCTCCACCCGCACGGGCACCGTCGAGCCGGAGCCACAGATCAAGGTCGAGGTCTAGCCAAGGCTAG